AGATAAACTTGAAGGGCGCAACATAAAGCGCTTTTCAACCTCTGAAAAACTCGATATTTGGGCTGAAGATATAAGCTTAGATGCTAATGCACGTGCAAGCTTTACGTTATGTACAAAACAAAAAAAGGTACCTGTTACTCTCGCATTACCAGGCAAACATAATATCAGCAATGCGCTTATTGCAGCTGCACTGACAAGCGAGCTTGATGTCACTTTAGATGATATTGCTCATGCATTGGCGACGATGGGCGATGTAAAAGGGCGCGTAAACTTAATAGAAGTGTCTGACATGCTCACCGTGGTTGATGATACTTACAATGCCAATGTTAAATCAGTTAAGGCTGCGATTGACTTACTGAGTGATATGCAAGGGCATCGTATTTTAGCGCTGGGTGATATGGGTGAGCTTGGTGAAGACGCACGTAAATACCATCAAGAAGTTGGCGAATATGCGCTTGAAAAGGGCATCGATGAGTTATTTACGCTAGGTGTGTTGAGTAAGTGTGCAAGCGATGTATTTGCGCTTGCGAATCGTCACTTCTCAAACCGTGACCAGATGCAGCAACAAATTCAAGCCACAATTAATCAAGTAAATAAAAAAACGACCATCGTCGTGAAAGGATCACGCAGTTCTCGCATGGAATTATTAGTAACCGATTTAGTTAATGGCCAGCAACAAGCCATCAATGGAGTATCATAATGTTAGTTTGGCTGGCTGAGTATTTAACACAGTATTTTAGTGGTTTTAATGTTTTTTCGTATTTAACGCTGCGCGCTATTTTGGGGATTTTAACTGCGCTCATTATGTCTCTGTATTTAGGACCAAAGCTAATTCGTGGTTTGCAAAAAATGCAAATTGGGCAAACAGTACGCGATGATGGTCCACAATCACACTTATCAAAATCGGGTACGCCAACTATGGGTGGCCTGCTTATTTTAGCGGCAATTTTTACAAGTACCTTATTGTGGGCCGATCTCTCTAATAAGTATGTGTGGGCAACGTTATTTGTAATTGGCTCACTGGGAATTGTCGGCTTTATCGATGATTACCGAAAAGTTATCCGTAAAGATCCAAAAGGGCTTATAGCGAAATGGAAGTACTTTTGGCAGTCAGTAATTGCACTTGTGGTTGCAACTGCATTGTACTTTACAAGTACGCAAGCTGCAGAAACGTCTTTAGTTGTGCCGTTTTTTAAAGATGTTTTACCGCAGTTAGGCTTGTTTTACATTGTTATTACCTATTTTGCATTGGTTGGAACATCAAATGCTGTAAACCTGACTGATGGTCTAGATGGTCTCGCTATTGTACCGACTATTTTAGTTGCGGCGGCACTTGCCATAATTGCTTACTTAACCGGTAATATTAATTTTTCTGCTTATTTACATATTCCTCATTTGCCATTAGCCAGTGAGCTTGTGGTTGTATGTACTGCCATTGTTGGTGCAGGGCTTGGGTTTTTATGGTTTAACACCTACCCGGCGCAAGTATTCATGGGTGATGTAGGCTCATTAGCATTAGGTGGAGCGCTGGGGATTATTGCAGTGCTGGTTCGTCAAGAACTTCTACTGATTATCATGGGCGGTGTCTTTGTAATGGAGGCGTTGTCGGTGATTTTACAAGTGGGCTCGTATAAGTTACGAGGGCAACGAATTTTTAGAATGGCGCCTATTCACCATCATTACGAATTAAAAGGTTGGCCAGAGCCGCGCGTTATTGTGCGTTTTTGGATTATATCTATTGTGTTGGTTCTCGCAGGCCTTGCGACATTAAAGATAAGATAAATGCAATATTTAAACGAGATAAAGAATAAACAAATAACAGTGCTCGGACTTGGTGTAACCGGTCTGGGCATTGTGCGTTTTTTACTATCTCACGGTTTAACGCCAAAGGTTGTCGACAGCCGAGCAAATCCCCCAGGGATTGAATGGCTGAGCAGTCATGCGCCTAGTTTAAATACACACTTTGGCAGCTTAGATGCTGCTGGGCTTAATAGCAGTGATATGATTATTGTAAGCCCTGGGTTAAGCCTTAAAACGCCTGCCATTGCGAGTGCTATTAATTCGGGTGTTGAAGTCATAGGTGATGTTGAGCTATTTGCGCGCATTAATACTAAACCTGTAGTGGCAGTGACTGGCTCAAATGGTAAATCAACCGTAGTGACTTTAGCCTATGACGTGTTAAAAGCGGCTGGCTTTAATGTGGCACTTGGCGGCAATATTGGTACCGCAGTGCTTGATTTACTCAATGACGACTTTGATGTTTATGTGCTTGAGCTTTCGAGCTTTCAATTAGATACCACAACAAGCTTAAAATCGGTGAGTGCCACGGTGTTAAATGTATCTGAAGATCATTTAGATCGTTACGATAGCTACCAAGCATATATAGACTCAAAGCTATCTATTTACAACGGTACACAATGTCTTGTTGTAAATGAAGATGACAAACAAACGCATCCGTCCAGTAGCAGTGCTACGGCTAAAATTGGTTTTGGTACTAAACAGGGTAAATATTGTTTAGGGCAGCATAACAGCAGTACGTATTTTTTCGCTAACAATGAAGCGTTTTTACCTGTTGATACACTTGCTGTTGTAGGTAAGCACAATTATTTAAATACGCTTGCGGTTATGGCGTTACTAAGCCCCTTTAATATTAGTAAAGAGGCTTATACAAAGGCACTAAATGAGTTTAGCGGATTGGCTCATCGCTGCCAATTTGTTACTCAGCAACATGGCGTTAAATACTTTAACGATTCAAAGGCAACAAACGTAGGCGCTACCATAGCAGCCATAGACAGTTTGGCCACAGAAACTCAAAACTTAATTGTGATAGCGGGAGGCGATGCAAAAGGCGCTGATTTAAACCCGCTTAAACCTTACTTACAAAAGCATGTAAAAGCGCTGATCTGTTTTGGTAAAGATGCCAAACATCTAGTGGCTCTGAGTAACAAAAGTCATTTAACAAATAACATGAGTGAGGCGGTTAATTTAGCAAAGCAGCTTAGTTCGCCGGGTAATGTAGTTTTATTAGCGCCAGCATGTGCAAGCATTGATATGTATAACAACTATATGCAACGTGGTGATGACTTTGTTAAGTGTGTTTTGGCGGATAACATATGATTGCGCTTGCACAAATAAAAGACACATTAACACCAAAACCCTCGCCGCAGCTTTACGATGTGCCTTTGCTTTATTCAATGCTAATGCTAATTGGTGTTGGCTTTATTATGGTGATGAGTGCGTCTATGCCCACGGCAGAACGCCTTTTTGATAACTCACATCATATTGCTATTCGTCACGGGATGTTTTTGGCCGTTGCGTTTGTACTTTTTTGGATCACGGTTTGTGTGCCAATGGATTGGTGGAAACGCTCAAATGCATACTTATTGATACTGGGCATGGTATTGCTCATTGCTGTATTAATTATTGGCCGAGAGGTTAATGGTGCCAAGCGGTGGATCCCAATTGGACCCATTGGTTTTCAGGTGGCTGAAGCCGCTAAATTGTACTTTTTTAGTTACATAGCGGGTTACTTGGTCCGAAAGCGTGAAGAAGTACAAGAGAACATTAAAGGCTTTGCAAAACCTATTGCAGTGTTTGCCGTGTATGCATTGCTTATTTTGTTGCAGCCTGATTTAGGCACCGTAGTTGTTATGTTTGTAACAACAGTTGGCTTATTGTTTTTAGCGGGCGCAAAACTATGGCAGTTTTTTGTCCTTATTTTAACCGGCATTGGCTTGGTTGTTTTGTTGATTATTGTTGAGCCTTATCGTATGGCGCGTGTTGTTGGCTTTTTAGACCCTTGGGATGACCCATTCGGGAAAGGGTACCAGCTCGTTCAATCATTAATGGCATACAGCCAAGGTGGATGGTTTGGCCAAGGGTTAGGTAACAGCGTGCAAAAGTTGCAATACCTTCCTGAAGCACACAATGATTTTATTTTTGCGGTTATTGGCGAAGAGCTTGGTTTAGTTGGCGTGGTAAGCATTTTAATGGTGCTCGCCACTTTAGTATTTAGAGCACTATTAATTGGCCAGCAAGCCTTAAAGTGCGGTAAAGAATACGAAGGCTACTTTGCCTTTGCAATAGGTATTTGGTTTGCGTTTCAAACCATGGTGAATGTAGGGGCAAGTGCGGGGATTTTACCAACTAAAGGTCTTACATTACCGTTTATTTCTTATGGTGGTTCTAGTTTGATGATTATGACCATAGCAACCGGAATATTATTACGCGTTGATTTTGAAACTAAAATGGCAACTAAACAAGCGACCTCAGGCGGAGGTAAACGATGAGTAAAAAGTGTGTTGTAGTCGCTGGTGGAACTGGCGGGCATATATTTCCAGGTATTGCAGTTGCTGATTACTTAAAAGCACAGGGGTGGCAAGTTACTTGGATTGGCACACCCGATAGAATGGAAGCAAGCGTTGTTCCTAAGCACAATATAGAAATTGATTTTATTAATGTAAAAGGCGTGCGTGGCAACGGATTAAAACGCCTTGTTAAAGCGCCATTCATGGTTATTAATGCAATATTGCAAGCGCGTAAGGTATTGAAAAATCAACGTCCAGATGTTGTTCTTGCTATGGGAGGATACGTAACTGGACCAACAGGTATTGCTGCAAAAAGTTTAGGTATTCCGTTAGTTATTCATGAACAGAATGCGGTTGCTGGAATGAGCAACCGATGGCTTTCACGATTTGCTAATCGCGTTTTAGCGGCTTTTCCAAGCGCTTTTGATGCAGGACAAGCTGAACTTGTCGGCAATCCAGTTCGTCAAAGTGTAATAGACATAGCAACGCGTGACGTTTCAACACCGGTTAATATGTTGGTTGTAGGAGGGTCGTTAGGGGCTCAGGTACTAAACCAAACACTTCCAAGTGCATTTAAAGCGCTTAACAAAACTAGTGCAATAAATGTATGGCACCAGACAGGTAAAGGACATTTAAACAGCGTTGAGCAAACATACAAAACGCACATGTTCGAAAGCGATAATGTAAAAGTTGCGGAATTTATTGATGACATGGATGCAGCGTATGCTTGGGCTGATATTGTTATCTGCCGAGCTGGTGCGCTAACGGTAAGTGAAATTGCAGCAGCGGGAAAAATGGCTGTGTTTGTGCCATTTCCTCATGCAGTTGACGACCATCAAACGGCTAACGCCCAATATTTGGTTGAGGCAGATGGAGCGTTACTCATGCAGCAAAGTGTATTTAATGAGCAATCGATTGTTGCGCTATTAACCCCTTACTTAGTAAACCCTAGTTTAATTAATAAAATGGCTAATAACGCAAAAAAACAAGCCATTTTAGATGCCACAGCAAGCGTAGCCGCGCACTGTGAGCAAGTATCAAATAAGAGAGCGTAAGTGAAAGAAGCATCAGTACAAAACAAAAGTATACGACCTGCAATGCGTCGAATAGAAACCATCCACTTTATTGGTATTGGTGGGGCGGGTATGGGCGGTATTGCCGAAGTGCTCGCTTTTGAAGGTTACCGTATTACAGGGTCTGATATTGCGCATAGTGCGATGACAGATCGCTTGATTAAAGCGGGTGCAGAAGTATTCATTGGTCATCACGAAAACAACGTAAAAGATGCCAATGTGGTGGTAGTTTCAAGTGCTATTGACGAAACTAACCCTGAAATAATTGCCGCAAAAGCTGCAAGAATTCCTGTTGTACGTCGTGCTGAAATGCTAGCTGAATTAATGCGTTTTCGCCATGGTATAGCCATTGCAGGTACACACGGTAAAACCACAACAACGAGTTTAATTGCCAGCATTTATGCCCAAGCTGGGCTCGATCCAACCTTTATTATTGGTGGTTTATTAAATAGTGCAGGTAGTAATGCAAAGGTTGGTAAAAGCGATTTTTTAATTGCAGAAGCTGATGAGAGTGATGCGTCGTTTTTACACTTACAACCTATGGTATCGGTGATCACTAATATTGAAGAAGATCACATGGATACATACGGTGGCAGCCTTGAAAAAATGAAAGACACTTATGTCGATTTTATACATAACCTGCCGTTTTATGGTCTGGCTGTTGTATGTATCGACTCTGAGGTAGCCGCCGAACTAATTCCTCGTTTTGGGCGTCCTATTATTACATATGGCGAGTCGCCAACGGCTGATTATCGCATGAGTGATTTTAGCCAGTCAGCTAATACGTGTACGTTTACGGTAACCAATAAACAAGGTGAGTGTTTAACGGCAACGCTAAATATGCCAGGTAAACATAACGCATTAAATGCGACAGCAGCAATTGCAGTAGCAAAAGATCAAAATATTGCTAACCAAGCAATTTTAGAAGCATTACAAAAGTTTGAAGGTATTGGCCGTCGTTTTCAACACTACGGCGAATTTGAAAACGAACGCGGCAATATAATGTTAGTGGATGATTACGGTCATCACCCTTCAGAGGTTGCAGCCACTATTGCAGCAGTACGCGAGGGGTGGCCCGATAAACGCTTAGTAATGATTTATCAGCCGCATCGTTATAGTCGTACTCGTGATTTATATGAAGACTTTGTAAAAGTACTTGCCGATGTAGATCAGCTTTTATTATTAGATGTTTATGGCGCAGGCGAAGAGCCTATAGTGGGCGCTGATAGTAAAAGTTTATGCCGAAGCCTTCGTCAACGTGGCAAAGAGCCATTGCATGTAGCATCAAGTAAAGAGCTTGCGGGTGTATTAGCAGATAATTTGCAAAATAATGACTTAGTATTGACCCAAGGTGCGGGTAATATAGGTCAGTTAGTAAAAACGTTAGCAGCAACAGGCATGTCGATAGAAAAATTAAAACAAGGTGAAGTATGACCCAAGTAAATGCACAATTTGGTAAAGTAGCGGTAATGCTTGGTGGTAACTCAGCAGAGCGTGAAGTGTCATTAAAGTCGGGTCAGGCTGTTTTTAATGCATTACAAAATTGCGGTGTAGATGCGATTGCATTCGATCCTCAAAATCGGTCGTTGTGGGAACTCAAAGAGTTAAATGTAGATCGTGTTTTTATTGCACTACATGGCCGAGGTGGTGAGGACGGAACTGTTCAAGGTGCATTAGAGTTTATGAACTTACCTTACACCGGCAGTAACGTACTGGGTTCAGCGCTTGCAATGGATAAAATTCGTTGTAAGCACTTGTTTAAATCAGCCGGTTTAAGCACCGCACCTTATGCCGTTGTGGATGCTAAAAAAGGTTTTGATGCACACGCTATCATGGCTGAATTTAAAAAAGTGATGGTTAAGCCTTCTCATGAAGGGTCGAGCATTGGTATGGCACAAGCAACTACTGCGCAAGAACTCGAAGATGCATTAATCAATGCATTTAAGTTTGATAGCCAAGTGTTGGTTGAGCAGTGGATAACGGGTCGTGAATTTACAGTGACTGTTTTAGGTGATGAGGTACAGCCCGTAATTGAAATGACAACGCCAAATGGCTTTTACGATTATCAGGCAAAGTATCAATCAAATACTACGCAGTATCATTGCCCAGCCAATTTATCGGCGCACGATACGCAGCAATTACAGGCTATGTCGTTAGAAGCGTTTGACTTAGTTGGCGCAAGCGGTTGGGGCCGCGTAGATGCAATGCAAGATGAGCAAGGCAACTTTTATTTATTAGAGGTTAATACTGTACCCGGAATGACAGAAAAATCATTAGTGCCTATGGCAGCTAAAGCAAATGGGGCAAGTTTTGAGCAATTAGTTGTTCGCATTTTGGAGCAAACGCTTTAATATGCATCCCCTTTTAGAAAAAGCTCATAAAATCAAACAGAACCTAAATTGGTCGCTGATTTTTGGCGTGAGCTTTTTTTTAGTTGTTATTATTGGCTTAGTGCAAATTACAACGGGTGTATCTGATTGGTTAGTAAAAAATAAAGATGCACAAATAAAGCACTTAACGGTGCAAGGGCATCCTAAATACACAGATGAAACCGCAATAATAACAGCAATAAAAAAAGCGGATTTAAGTAGTTTTTTTGAGCTTGATGTAAAACATGTACAACAGCTAGTGCAAAATCTACCTTGGGTGGCCACTGTATCGGTGCGAAAACAATGGCCTGATACGATTCAGGTTTACGTTGTTGAACACGAGGCGGTTGCGCATTGGAATAGTGACTTGTTAATTAATAACAACGGTGAGGCTTTTCAAGCTCGCAGCGATAAGTTAAGTAAAGATTTACCTCAGTTATTTGGCCCAGAAGGGAGCGAACAAGAAGCATGGATTGCCTTTAAGCAGTTTGACGAAATGCTTAAAGTAAACGCGTTAACGCTTAAAAGTTTAGCGTTATCAGAGCGTTTTTCTTGGCAGCTTTGGCTTGATAGCGGGGTGCGCTTAAATTTAGGGCGTAGGGATAAAGCCAAGCGTGTGCAACGTTTTATAGACGTTTACCCACGTATGGAATATCCAGAAAAAGCACAAATAGATGCAGTCGATTTACGGTATGATACCGGCCTTGCAGTGAGCTTTAAGCCAGTGCAAGAAGAACAATTACAAAATAAGAGTAAGGCATGACTAAGTCAGCAGAAAGAAACCTCGTGATTGGATTAGACGTTGGTACCTCGAAAGTGGTAGCCACGGTAGGTGAAATCACCGCAGATAACAAGCTCAGCATTGTTGGTGTGGGCAGCCAAGTATCCCATGGTATGGATAAAGGTGGCGTTAACGATTTAAACTTAGTGTCTGAGTCTATTCGCCGCGCTATAGACGAAGCCGAATTAATGGCAGATTGTCGAATTAGTTCAGTGTACTTGGGGATTTCTGGTAAACATATTCAATGCCAGAACGAAAGCGGTGTTGTTGCTATAAATAATACTGAAGTAACAGACGAAGATATTGAAAATGTGATTCACATTGCGCGTTCTGTGCCTATTTCAGCTGAACGTAAAATGCTGCATGCACTACCGCAAGAGTACAGCATAGACATGCAAGAAGGGATTAAAAACCCACTAGGCATGAGCGGTGTGCGTATGGAGGCACGTGCTCACATTATTACCTGCTCTAACGACATGGCTAAAAACATAGAAAAATGTGTTGAGCGTTGCGGCCTTGAAGTCGACCAATTGATATTTACAGCATTGGCTTCTTGTTATTCAGTTCTCACAGATGATGAAAAAGAGCTTGGAGTCGCTGTACTCGATATTGGTGGTGGTACAATGGACATCACTATTTATATCAACGGTGCGCTGCGCCATTCAGCAGTAATCCCTGTGGCGGGTAATCAGGTAACGGGTGATATTGCAAAAATATTTCGTACACCTATATCGCATGCAGAGTCACTCAAAGTACAATACGCATGTGCAAGCAGCCAATTGGCAAGCAGTGAAGACACTATTGAAGTGCCAAGTGTAGGCGGGCGCCCTGCAAGATTAATGTCACGTCATACATTATCAGAGGTGGTAGAACCTCGTTTCAGAGAATTATTTGAACTTGCGATGGAAGAAATTCGTCGTTCAGGTTTAGAAGACCAAATTGCGGCAGGTCTCGTTATAACAGGCGGAACTGCCAAAATGACTGGTGCAATGGAAGTGGCGGAAGACATTTTTCAAATGCCAGTAAGAATAGGTAAACCAATCGGGATGGTTGGTTTAACAGACTACGTAGATGATCCTTCGTACGCAACCGCTGTTGGTTTGTTACAATACGGGCGCACCATGCAATCGATGAATGCACAAAAGTCGAAAGCAGAGGATAACAATAATTGGTGGAACCGCATTACTAAATGGTTTCAAGGCGAGTTTTAAGACTCAAGTCGGAGAGTGAACATGTTTGATATAATGGAACAACACAGCGAAGAAGCTGTAATAAAAGTAATTGGCGTGGGCGGCGGCGGCGGTAACGCTGTTGAGCACATGGTAAAACAGCAAATCGAAGGCGTGCGCTTTATTGCCGCTAATACTGATGCGCAAGCATTACGAAATTCTGCTGCTGATGTAACAGTTCAATTAGGCACACAAATAACCTCTGGGTTAGGTGCGGGTGCAAATCCTGAAGTAGGCCGCGAATCGGCTGAAGAAGATGCAGAGACTATTCGTGCAAGCCTTGAAGGTGCCGACATGGTATTTATCGCAGCTGGCATGGGCGGCGGTACAGGTACAGGGGCTGCGCCTGTGGTTGCTAAAATTGCTAAAGAGCTGGGTATTTTAACTGTTGCGGTAGTGACGCGTCCTTTCGACTTTGAAGGTAAAAAGCGTGCAGCGGCAGCTGAACAAGGTATCAGCGAGTTGTCAGAAATTGTAGATTCACTTATTACAATTCCGAACAATAAATTACTTAAAGTTTTAGGCAAAGGCACTACACTTCTAGATGCATTTGCTAAAGCTAATGACGTATTATTTGGTGCGGTACAAGGTATTGCAGAACTCATTACGCGATCTGGTTTAATTAACGTGGATTTCGCTGACGTACGAACTGTTATGTCTGCTATGGGTACTGCTATGATGGGAACTGCATCTGCGTCAGGTCCTGATCGTGCACAAGAAGCCGCAGAAGCTGCTATTTCAAGCCCATTATTGGAAGACGTTGATTTAACAGGTGCTAAAGGTATCTTAGTTAATATCACCGCGGGTATGGATATTGCGATTGAAGAATTCGAAATTGTCGGTAACCACGTTAAAGCACTTGCCTCTGAAAACGCAACGGTTGTTGTGGGTGCGGTAATTGATCCTGAAATGAGCGACGAGTTACGTGTAACTGTAGTTGCAACGGGGTTAGGCGGCGATCGTCGTCCACAGTTTGGTATTGTTGATAACGGTTTTAAAAAGGCTTCGGGTTCTGATGTTGCAAACACGTCTAACCAAGCAAGCAGCATGTATGTGCCTAGCTTTGCAAGCCAAGACAGCACCGATGAAAGTGCAGCTAAAGCACAAACTGAAAGCGCAGAAAAAGCGAGTTCAGCAAGTTCTAGCAATACAGCAAGCTCGTCGTCGCAAACGAGTAAAAAAGCGGATAAATCAGAGGGTGGTGATTACTTTGACATCCCTGCATTTTTACGCAAACAAGCAGACTAATAAAAACGTTATTTTGCTGGTAAATTGAGCGAATATTGTAAGGCGCGCGTATATATGATACTATCCGCCGTCTAACTGTAATAAATTTAAGTGAGCGAACCTATGATTAAACAGCGTACGATTGCAGAAGTAGTCAAAGCCATAGGAATTGGACTTCATAAAGGTGAGAAGGTCACAATAACTCTCCGACCTGCGAGCGCAAATACTGGGATTGTATTTCGTCGTGTCGACCTTGATCCGGTTGTTGAATTTGAAACAACACCTGAAGCCGTTGGCGATACGCAGTTGTGTACCTGTTTAATTAACAAAGATGGCGTTCGTTTATCAACTACTGAGCACCTAATTGCTGCGGTTGCAGCAATGGGGATTGATAACCTAATTGTAGAATTAGACAGCTCAGAAGTGCCAATTATGGATGGTAGTGCATTACCATTTATTTATTTATTACAAAAAGGCGGCATTGAAGAACAAAATGCCGCTAAACGCTTTATTCGTATTAAAGAAAAAGTACGTATTGAAGAAGGTGACAAATGGGCCGAAGTAGAACCGTACGACGGTTTTCACATCGACTTTGAAATCGCTTTTGATCACCCGGCTATTAACGAAAGTCGTCAGCGTGTTGGTTTAGACATCACCGCTCAAAGCTTTACTGAAGAAATTAGCCGTGCTCGTACCTTTGGTTTTATGAAAGACATTGAATACATGCATGCTAATAACCTTGCTCTAGGTGGCAGCATGGACAGCGCAGTAGTACTTGACGAGTTTAAAGTACTAAACCCAAATGGTTTACGCTACAGCGATGAGTTCGTTAAGCACAAAATACTAGACTGTGTTGGTGACATGTTTATGACAGGCCATAACATTTTAGGTAAGGTGACTGCGTTTAAGTCGGGTCACGATTTAAACAATAAGTTGCTTCGTAAAGTAATGGCAACCGAGTCAGCGTGGGAGTGGGCAACATTTGAAACGCCTGTAACGATGCCTGCACCCGGTCTTGAGTTAGCAACAGCCTAACCAAGCATTTAAAGTACACACTTAAAACAGTTACAAAAAATGACGCTTATTAGCGTCATTTTTTTTGCTATGTATCTATTCTTTTAAAATAGTAAGTTTTAAAAATTAAATACCTAAAATGGCTTGTAGCTGTTCTAATTTGGTTATTGTGTAAGTGGGGGTTATTCCTTCTGGTAATTGTTCACCAGGGTGTTGCAACCAACATGTATCTATACCTACATTATTACCGCCAAGTATGTCACTTGATGCGGTATCACCCACCATTAATATTTGACTCTTATTTGGGTTACCCATCAGTTCGAAGGTATGTTCAAAAATAGCTTTGTTAGGTTTTGCTAAACCTACAAGCTCAGAAATAACTAACCATTCAAACATATCTTTTAAACCCGTATGCTCTAAACGTACTGTTTGCAGGCGAGCAAAGCCATTAGTAATGATGCCTAACCTAGCATGAGGCTTTAATTTATTAAGCAACTCTATAGCGCCTGGTAATGGCTCACAAATTTGCGCCATTGCATCTAAAAATGCATCGTTCAACTCTTTAGCGGATACATTTAATTTTGCTGACCATTCGTTAAAGCGGGTTACCTGTAAGTAATCAGCGCTAATAACGCCATTTTGATAATCAACCCACAGTTGTTTATTGGTTTTTTGATAGTGAATGTAATCGTCTTTAGTAAAGTTAACGCCGTATTTTTTAAACATACGGGTCATACCGGCTAATATATCAAACCTAAATAAAGTTTCGTCTGCATCAAACAACACGTAGCTGTATTTCATTCAATTTCCTGTATTTTATTTGCGATAAAGGTCGCTATGTAAAAAGGGTGCCATGGCCAAAGTTAGTGCTTGGGTATAGGTACTTTCGCGTGTTGCATGGTTATTTGTAAGCAGGCCAATGGCGCCGCCTTTTTGTTTTATATTTGTGGTGTTAAATGCTTTATCCATTACATCGCCAAGCTCTTCGCCATTAAGTAATGCTTTAAAAAGTATATTGGGTAATGGAAGGTTACTGCTTCGCCCTACAACCTGTTCTGTGGCGTTATCAATAACAACATAGGCAAAG
This DNA window, taken from Pseudoalteromonas marina, encodes the following:
- a CDS encoding cell division protein FtsQ/DivIB; protein product: MHPLLEKAHKIKQNLNWSLIFGVSFFLVVIIGLVQITTGVSDWLVKNKDAQIKHLTVQGHPKYTDETAIITAIKKADLSSFFELDVKHVQQLVQNLPWVATVSVRKQWPDTIQVYVVEHEAVAHWNSDLLINNNGEAFQARSDKLSKDLPQLFGPEGSEQEAWIAFKQFDEMLKVNALTLKSLALSERFSWQLWLDSGVRLNLGRRDKAKRVQRFIDVYPRMEYPEKAQIDAVDLRYDTGLAVSFKPVQEEQLQNKSKA
- the yjjX gene encoding inosine/xanthosine triphosphatase, which translates into the protein MSSLLKVIVGSKNPVKINAAKHIFTMYFPNNTIDCLGVNAPSNVPDQPIGEDETRIGAQNRVNYCKKHHQADYYVAMEGGAEQFSYGAATFAYVVIDNATEQVVGRSSNLPLPNILFKALLNGEELGDVMDKAFNTTNIKQKGGAIGLLTNNHATRESTYTQALTLAMAPFLHSDLYRK
- the ftsA gene encoding cell division protein FtsA; translation: MTKSAERNLVIGLDVGTSKVVATVGEITADNKLSIVGVGSQVSHGMDKGGVNDLNLVSESIRRAIDEAELMADCRISSVYLGISGKHIQCQNESGVVAINNTEVTDEDIENVIHIARSVPISAERKMLHALPQEYSIDMQEGIKNPLGMSGVRMEARAHIITCSNDMAKNIEKCVERCGLEVDQLIFTALASCYSVLTDDEKELGVAVLDIGGGTMDITIYINGALRHSAVIPVAGNQVTGDIAKIFRTPISHAESLKVQYACASSQLASSEDTIEVPSVGGRPARLMSRHTLSEVVEPRFRELFELAMEEIRRSGLEDQIAAGLVITGGTAKMTGAMEVAEDIFQMPVRIGKPIGMVGLTDYVDDPSYATAVGLLQYGRTMQSMNAQKSKAEDNNNWWNRITKWFQGEF
- the lpxC gene encoding UDP-3-O-acyl-N-acetylglucosamine deacetylase, coding for MIKQRTIAEVVKAIGIGLHKGEKVTITLRPASANTGIVFRRVDLDPVVEFETTPEAVGDTQLCTCLINKDGVRLSTTEHLIAAVAAMGIDNLIVELDSSEVPIMDGSALPFIYLLQKGGIEEQNAAKRFIRIKEKVRIEEGDKWAEVEPYDGFHIDFEIAFDHPAINESRQRVGLDITAQSFTEEISRARTFGFMKDIEYMHANNLALGGSMDSAVVLDEFKVLNPNGLRYSDEFVKHKILDCVGDMFMTGHNILGKVTAFKSGHDLNNKLLRKVMATESAWEWATFETPVTMPAPGLELATA
- the ftsZ gene encoding cell division protein FtsZ, whose protein sequence is MFDIMEQHSEEAVIKVIGVGGGGGNAVEHMVKQQIEGVRFIAANTDAQALRNSAADVTVQLGTQITSGLGAGANPEVGRESAEEDAETIRASLEGADMVFIAAGMGGGTGTGAAPVVAKIAKELGILTVAVVTRPFDFEGKKRAAAAEQGISELSEIVDSLITIPNNKLLKVLGKGTTLLDAFAKANDVLFGAVQGIAELITRSGLINVDFADVRTVMSAMGTAMMGTASASGPDRAQEAAEAAISSPLLEDVDLTGAKGILVNITAGMDIAIEEFEIVGNHVKALASENATVVVGAVIDPEMSDELRVTVVATGLGGDRRPQFGIVDNGFKKASGSDVANTSNQASSMYVPSFASQDSTDESAAKAQTESAEKASSASSSNTASSSSQTSKKADKSEGGDYFDIPAFLRKQAD
- the yjjG gene encoding pyrimidine 5'-nucleotidase; this translates as MKYSYVLFDADETLFRFDILAGMTRMFKKYGVNFTKDDYIHYQKTNKQLWVDYQNGVISADYLQVTRFNEWSAKLNVSAKELNDAFLDAMAQICEPLPGAIELLNKLKPHARLGIITNGFARLQTVRLEHTGLKDMFEWLVISELVGLAKPNKAIFEHTFELMGNPNKSQILMVGDTASSDILGGNNVGIDTCWLQHPGEQLPEGITPTYTITKLEQLQAILGI
- a CDS encoding D-alanine--D-alanine ligase, yielding MTQVNAQFGKVAVMLGGNSAEREVSLKSGQAVFNALQNCGVDAIAFDPQNRSLWELKELNVDRVFIALHGRGGEDGTVQGALEFMNLPYTGSNVLGSALAMDKIRCKHLFKSAGLSTAPYAVVDAKKGFDAHAIMAEFKKVMVKPSHEGSSIGMAQATTAQELEDALINAFKFDSQVLVEQWITGREFTVTVLGDEVQPVIEMTTPNGFYDYQAKYQSNTTQYHCPANLSAHDTQQLQAMSLEAFDLVGASGWGRVDAMQDEQGNFYLLEVNTVPGMTEKSLVPMAAKANGASFEQLVVRILEQTL